The DNA sequence AAGCAAGAATTCTATCCGGAGAAATATCTTGCTAAAAAAAGGTCAAAAGGTGACGTTCCATATTGTACAGAGGTTAATACCAAAGGCTGAAGATATAGAAATAGCGAAGTAAATACGGTATATTTATGAAAAAGAATTTTAATAGTGTGGCAGTAAACTCTGGCAGCGATCCGTATAGTTTTTTATAAAAATTATTTTTCCATTTTTAGCAAAAATATTCTTTACGACTAAGAGGAGTATAATTAATGCTGTAAAGGGAAGCTTTTACATCACGATCTGAGGTTTGACATGAAGAAATACAGTAAATAAAGTATAATCTAACGAGGCGAAATATCAGACCGATAAAAAGAGATAGGAACCACAGATTCCACGGATTACACAGATTGTGGTTTCAGCAGTTTTTTTGCTCGGCTTCTTTGCGAAGACAAAATTCAGGAAATAGATATGATCAACGACGACCTTCTAAAACAACTCGTAGAAAGATTGAAACCTTTAAATCCAGAAAGGGTCATATTATTTGGAAGCTATACCTCGGGACGGCCTCATGTGTATAGCGATATTGATTTGATGGTTGTTCTAAGAGATGATTTTATTCCGGAAAATTTCAGGGAAAAATATGAAGGTGTATTTGAAGGTGTCTACGGTTTTTAGAGATTTAAAAAGGAAAATTCCGATAGACCTGATTGTTTATACAAGGCCTATGTATGAAAAATTTGTTGAACTTAAAAGCAGTTTTTCAAAAGAGATTTTATCCAAAGGTATAAACCTATTATGAGATTTTTGGCACAGGAATGGTTCAAGGCTGCAAACGATGCATTGTAGTTCTAGACGAAATAGTTGATAATCCGATTATAACCAATTAACAGCATTTCATTGTCAACAATGCATAGAGAAGTGTTTTAAGGCAGTTTTAGAAGAACATAAATTGAGAATCTCGAAGATTCATAGCCTTGTAACTCTTTATGAAGATGTAAAAAAAGTATATAGCTGCAGAAAAAATTATCGCTGTATTGAAAGAATTCGGATTTGGTTCTTCGGGCTTAAAAATGAATGATTTTTGTAAACCTGGTTTCGTAATACAACTTGGTTACGAACCGAACAGAATAGACATTCTGACTTCTATAACGGGAGTAGATTGGGAAGATGTGTGGAAAAATAAAACAAGAGGTATTTTTGGAAATTCAAATATCTCTGTATACTTTATAGGGAAAAAACAGCTTATTAAAAATAAGTTAGCAACAGGGCGTTTTGTAGATAATCTGGGTAAGATTATTGCGGTAGTTGGTCCGCCGGGTGGAAGTTCTGGTGAAATATCCTTGTTACAGAAACCAGGAAAAAGATTTCAAAATCGGTCATTGGCCGCCTTTCAAGCGAGACTTGGTTTCACGGCCGCAGGCTTACTCTTCGAGAGGTTATTCAGGAACAGGCTTACAATATTAAAAAACATCTTTCTCATAAAGCTCAATATCATCCTTCTTTAATCCCCTTAGTCCCCCTTTAGAAAAGGGGGAAAATAGGGAAATCCCCCTTTTCTAAAGGGGGAAACAGGGGGATTAAGGAGGAAAAATGGACACACATCCTCCTCTCTTAGGGAATAATACTCTTAGCTTGATGCGTATGGGGTGGAGCGGGCAAGGATTATTTTGAATCATGTGGAGGGAAAGACAGATAAAGGAATAGCACACGAGATCGGGATTCATCGGTTCACGGTAAAGAAAGGATAGAGTTATTTATTGATGAATCGAATAAAATGCCCGTTGTGTTTCGTTGGAAATATAAAATGTCCGAAGTATTGATCAGAATTTATATGTGTATTCATTAAGAGA is a window from the Candidatus Jettenia sp. genome containing:
- a CDS encoding nucleotidyltransferase domain-containing protein, which gives rise to MINDDLLKQLVERLKPLNPERVILFGSYTSGRPHVYSDIDLMVVLRDDFIPENFREKYEGVFEGVYGF